The genomic interval CAATCTAGATGGGCAGGGTTATGGCGTTGCCCTCGAATCTGCGCCGGCGCATCCAGGCTTGACGGCAATCGCCTTTCCCTGGGTGGATGGCTTGCAGCACAAGCAGTTGATGCTGGAATACGCGAACGCCGCCAACATTTTGGTGATCACCCGTGACCGCGACGGCGGGCGCGTCAGGCTGGATCGAGAGGGCAAGCCGCGCATTGAGTATCGCATTTCTGCCTATGATCGAGCGCACCTCCTGCGCGGATTGGTCGCATCCCTCGCCATTCACGCCGAGGCGGGCGCACGGTACATTCGGACGCCCGTCGCAGCGGCGGGGATGTGGAGTCGAGAACGCGGCGACGATCTGACCACCTATACTGAACGTTTCGCCGCCATAGGCTTGCGCCGTTACGATTTTCTACAGGGCAGCGCCCATCAGATGTCCTCCTGTCGGATGGGGGGGAATCCCACACTAGGGGCGGTGGATTCTAACGGGGAGAGTTTTGAGGTGCGGCGGTTGTTTGCTGCTGATGCCAGCGCTTTGCCAACGGCGACGGGCGTCAACCCGATGCTGACAATCATGAGCGTCGCCAAGCAGATCAGTGCGGCGGTGCGGGCGGGGATATAAGCGCACACAGGTGCAACGGCGGGGAGGCGAAGGCGCCGGCGCATCCAAGGGATCCCTACAACAGGCACAGGGAGAGATATGAACACCCCTCCCGTTTGGCAAGAGCGCTGCCGGTAGGGTATCTTTTGACCTTACCAAGCGGACCACCCACGATTCCATCCACATAAGCTACAGACGAGGGAACGCCCATCATGAGACAACCCAATCGCCCTTTTCGCCGTCACCTTGCGCCGCTGATTGCCCTACTGCTGATCGCCTTTGCCGCTGGCTGTGGTGGGGGTGGGCAAGCCACAACAGTGCCGGGGGCGACGATCACCCCCATTCCGACGGTGGCGATCACCCCCGCCCCAACGGTGATTATCCCCACCATCGGCGCAACGCCGCGCCCAACCACCGTTCCCACGCTGACGGGGACGCAAACGGGGACGGATAGCTGGTTACAGGTCTACTTCACCGATCCGGCAGCGATCAACCCAGAGCGGACAAACGGGATCGACCAGATCGTGATCAAGGCGCTCAACGAGGCGAAAACAAGCATTGATATTGCCTCCTTCGATTTCAACCTGAAGGCGGTGGTCGATGCCCTTGCCGCCGCGAAAAAACGTGGCGTTAGCGTGCGCTTGGTCTTGGACACTCTTGATGGCAACCTGAACGTCCGCGCCATCGCCAGCCAGAAGATTGAGGCATACGATGCAAAAGAGGCGCTCAGTGCGGCAAAACTTGCCTTCACGGAGGGCGGGCGCTCTAGCGGCTTGATGCACAACAAAATCGTAATCATTGATGGGCGCTTGCTCTACGTTGGATCGTGGAATCTATCGTTCAATGACACCTATAACAACAACAACAACCTCCTCGAAATTCGCAATCCGGCGCTCATTGCCAACTATCAGGCAAAATTCAACGAGATGTACGTTGAGGCAAAGTTTGGTCGCCAAGCGCGGGTCGGGGCGATGCAGCCCTCGCTGACGATTGACGGGACGGCAGTGAACGTCTATTTTGCGCCCGTTGATAAGGTGATGGAGAAGGTTGTTGCCGAGGTCAAAAACAGCAGGCGCTCCATTCGCTTCATGATCTTCACCTTTACCCATGCCGATCTGTCAGGGGCGATCATTGAGCGAATGGGAAAGGGTGTCACCGTACAGGGGGTCATTGAGAGTCGCGGCGCCTCTCAGGGGGCAATGCCCACCCTCGTCTGTGCCAAAGTTCCGGTGCGGGTGGAGGGCGGCGGGGGGACGATGCACCATAAGGTGATCATCATTGATAACGAAGTGGTGATCACTGGCTCGTTCAACTTCACAAAATCAGCGACGGAGCAGAACGACGAAAACCTCTTGATCATCCGCAACAAGCGCTTGGCACAGGCATACATTGCCGAGTTTGACAAAATGTGGGCGTTGAGCAGCGCCCCCGCCAATGTCACCTGCCCGTAGGGTGGGAAGAACCCCTATCCCCCGCAAGGAGAAGGGGGAAAGACGAATGACATCTTTCCTTTTGCTTTCTAAGCCCCGAAGGGGTGGTTATTCTTAGCCCGCTGCTTTAGTGGGCGCTCACGGACGGTGAGGGGCGCAATGCATTGCGCCCCTATGGGAATTACAATGTCAACAGAACCTAGCCTAAGGAAAAAACACCCCGGTGACACGCCCTGATATGCTTGCCCTTGCCGAGGGGCTGGCGACAAAGTTTGCCATAACTGCCGCCAAACACGATGCCGAGGGGACGTTCCCCCACGCCAATTTCGCCGCCATTCGAGAAGCCGGCTTGCCGCGCCTGCCCGTGCCGCTTGCCCTCGGTGGGTGGGGCGGCGGGCTTGGCGATGCGGTGCGCGTCCTTGAACGGTTGGCGATGGGCGATGGCAGCACGGCTCTGGCATTCGCCATGCACCTGCAAACCATCGGGATGGCGGTGGATAAGGGCGAGTGGTCAGCGGGGATGTTGGCGCGAATCAGCGCCGAGATCAACGAACGGGGCGTATTGCTGAACTCGTGTGCCACCGAACCGGAGTTGGGCAGCCCAAGCCGAGGGGGGCGTCCGCAGACGACAGCACACCGCCAAGAGGGGGGCTACCGCATCAGCGGGCGAAAGACATTCGCCTCCATGTCCCCCGTGCTGGATTACTTCATCGTCCCCGCCGCCCTTCAGGATGAGCCGACGATTGGGCGCTTCCTGATTCCGCCCGGGGAGGGTGTCCGTTTGGACGAGACATGGGACGCGCTAGGGATGCGCGGAACGGGCAGTCATGACCTTATCTTGGAGGATGTGTTCGTCCCTGAAACAAATCTCTTGGCGCTCAGTTCAGATGCGCCTGCTGACCCGAACAAAGCGCAGTTTAACGCCTGGTTTACCCTTTGCGTGTGTGCCGTCTACCTCGGCGTGGCGGCAGCGGCGCAGCGCGTGGCGCTCGACTACGCCCAAACCCGCGTCCCCACTGCCCTCGGACGCCCGATTGCCACCCTCGAAAGCATTCAGCGGCGGCTTGGTGAGGGCGAGTTTGATCTAAACGTGGCGCGGGCGCTGCTTCACCACACAGCAGCGCTGTGGGATAGCGCTGAGGGGCGGGAGGAGATTGGGGCGGCGCTGATCACGGCGAAGGGGTTCATCACCAATGCGGCGATCCGCGTTGTCGATGGGGCAATGCGCGTGGCGGGCGGTGTCAGCATGACGCACACCCTCCCGCTGGAGCGCTACTACCGTGATGTACGGGCGGGGCTGTTCCACCCTCCCGCCGATGATGCGGCACTGCCGTTGTTAGGGCGTTTGGCGCTACGCGGACGGTAGGTGGTCATCACCCACACCGTCAAACCCCGCCAAGCGCCGCAACATCGCTGCGTTTGCCGCCTTCTCGGTGATCTCCCCACGCCCGATCTGCCCTTCAAGTTCCCTCAGAAATGCCACCTGCGCCTCACCCTCGCTGAGCAAGATGCGCCGTTTTTCTAAAAGATCGGGGTTCTCGGTGGGGTAGCGCTCATAAATGATACGCAGCGCGTCCACAACATCGATCCGGCGGCGGAGGTTCATGTTGGATACCTGATCATAAATGCGGTATTCGCAGACAATCCGCCCTGTCGGTTGGAAGGGGTAGCCGCGCGAGGTACGCAGAAGGTATTCCCAGTCTGCTAAGCCGGGAAGTGATTCATCATAGAGTCCCATCACCTCGTAAATATCCCGATGGAAAAACGAGGCATGAATCACGATGAAGTTGCTCCACAACAGGGCATCGGGATCAAACGCCCAATGGGGGACGATCTTTCGCTGAAGGGGAATCAACACGCTACCTCGCTGCCCAAGCAGAACATGGTTGTAATCGCCATAGAGAACACGCGCCGCCGGATGCGTCAGGCTGGCATTGTGGAAGGTGGCGAGGTGAAAAGGGTAGAGAATATCATCATCATCAAGATGGACGAAGTAATCGCCACGCATGGCGCGGAGGGCGGTATTGCTGGCAGCGCAGCGCTGCTGGCGCGTGGGGTGGCAGATGTACTGAATGGGAAAGTGCGCCTCGAAGCGGTGCAGCAGCGGCGCGACATCCTCGCCAGCATCGTTGACAACGACGACCTCGAAATTACGGTACTCTTGCATGGCAAGGCTGGTGAGGGCAAGGCGCAGCATGTGGGGGCGGTTGTAGGTGCGGACGAGGACGCTGATCTTCGGGCGGTATTTGGTGCGGCGTGGCGGTAGCGCGGGGATGAGCGCCTCATTTGTGGCACGCGCTGCCAGCGCATCTAAGGCAGTCAGCGCTCCTTCGCCGCTGAGTGCCGCTGCATCATAGGAATCGGGGACGAGCGGATCAGGCGGGCGGTATTGACGCCGTTCGCCGCTGAGCCATAGAAGGCTGCGGCGGGCAAAGCGCCAAAACCCCTCGCGGCGAAGGGTACGCAGCGCCCCGTGAAGAATTTCCCCAACTCGGTTTGGCATGGCATTCCTCGTTTTATCATGGGTGGTGACGTGGTTAGGGCAACCCAGTGGAATCCGTCCAATGTTAAAAGGTCGGGCTAAGCATAACCACCCCGACGGGGCGACTTTCAGCCCCGCGCCCACTGGGGGGAATCAAAAACGCCCCCATCCTCCCCGCATGGGAAGAAAGGGGGCGTAGCGGGCGCTGCGCCCGGCTTAGTTCATCTTCGCGGCAAGGCTGGAGAGCTTGCTGCGGACGCTGCCATCCACAACCTGATCACCAGAGCGCAAGATCACGCCGCCGAGGATTGCCGGATCGACGTTGAAATCGACCTTGCTTGCCTTCAATTGGCTTTTGATCTTCGCTTGCTCGTCGGCGGTCAGCGTCAGGGCGCTGGTCACTTCGATGCTCTCGCCCAATTTCTTCACATCAGCGGGGAGGGCGGTGAAGAAGTCATTGACAATGGTCTTGCCCTTGCCCTGATCGATGGATTGCCCAACGACGCGCTCAGCAGCGGCAATAGCGATCTGCCCGACCTGCGAACGCACCTCAGCAAGGATGGCGTTCCGTTCTTCAATTGCTTCCTGCCGCGCCCGGGCGCGGATACTCTCTGCCTCGCGGCGTGCTTCTTCGAGGGCGCTTTTTTCTTGCCCTTCGGTAGCGGCGCGGGCGTCTTCGACGATCTTGGCTGCCTCACGGCGGCGTTCGTCAATCAGTTTTTGCGCGTCACGTTCG from Anaerolineales bacterium carries:
- a CDS encoding DUF1669 domain-containing protein — encoded protein: MRQPNRPFRRHLAPLIALLLIAFAAGCGGGGQATTVPGATITPIPTVAITPAPTVIIPTIGATPRPTTVPTLTGTQTGTDSWLQVYFTDPAAINPERTNGIDQIVIKALNEAKTSIDIASFDFNLKAVVDALAAAKKRGVSVRLVLDTLDGNLNVRAIASQKIEAYDAKEALSAAKLAFTEGGRSSGLMHNKIVIIDGRLLYVGSWNLSFNDTYNNNNNLLEIRNPALIANYQAKFNEMYVEAKFGRQARVGAMQPSLTIDGTAVNVYFAPVDKVMEKVVAEVKNSRRSIRFMIFTFTHADLSGAIIERMGKGVTVQGVIESRGASQGAMPTLVCAKVPVRVEGGGGTMHHKVIIIDNEVVITGSFNFTKSATEQNDENLLIIRNKRLAQAYIAEFDKMWALSSAPANVTCP
- a CDS encoding acyl-CoA/acyl-ACP dehydrogenase, translated to MTRPDMLALAEGLATKFAITAAKHDAEGTFPHANFAAIREAGLPRLPVPLALGGWGGGLGDAVRVLERLAMGDGSTALAFAMHLQTIGMAVDKGEWSAGMLARISAEINERGVLLNSCATEPELGSPSRGGRPQTTAHRQEGGYRISGRKTFASMSPVLDYFIVPAALQDEPTIGRFLIPPGEGVRLDETWDALGMRGTGSHDLILEDVFVPETNLLALSSDAPADPNKAQFNAWFTLCVCAVYLGVAAAAQRVALDYAQTRVPTALGRPIATLESIQRRLGEGEFDLNVARALLHHTAALWDSAEGREEIGAALITAKGFITNAAIRVVDGAMRVAGGVSMTHTLPLERYYRDVRAGLFHPPADDAALPLLGRLALRGR
- a CDS encoding glycosyltransferase; translation: MPNRVGEILHGALRTLRREGFWRFARRSLLWLSGERRQYRPPDPLVPDSYDAAALSGEGALTALDALAARATNEALIPALPPRRTKYRPKISVLVRTYNRPHMLRLALTSLAMQEYRNFEVVVVNDAGEDVAPLLHRFEAHFPIQYICHPTRQQRCAASNTALRAMRGDYFVHLDDDDILYPFHLATFHNASLTHPAARVLYGDYNHVLLGQRGSVLIPLQRKIVPHWAFDPDALLWSNFIVIHASFFHRDIYEVMGLYDESLPGLADWEYLLRTSRGYPFQPTGRIVCEYRIYDQVSNMNLRRRIDVVDALRIIYERYPTENPDLLEKRRILLSEGEAQVAFLRELEGQIGRGEITEKAANAAMLRRLAGFDGVGDDHLPSA
- the atpF gene encoding F0F1 ATP synthase subunit B; its protein translation is MDRLGINPGVLLSQIVNFAIVATLLWLLVWKPMVKALETRRERIAKGLEDARNAENALANAERDAQKLIDERRREAAKIVEDARAATEGQEKSALEEARREAESIRARARQEAIEERNAILAEVRSQVGQIAIAAAERVVGQSIDQGKGKTIVNDFFTALPADVKKLGESIEVTSALTLTADEQAKIKSQLKASKVDFNVDPAILGGVILRSGDQVVDGSVRSKLSSLAAKMN